In the genome of Streptomyces lydicus, the window AAGGCCGGTGTAGAGGGCGATGGCGGGTGGCCCCGTCCAGTCGCCCAGGCCGGACAGCCGCCCGTCGGACGTGGTGACGAGGTGGGCGATCTGCAGGCCGATGAGGCCGATGAACGCGCCGACCGCGGCGGCGAGCGCCGAACGCATCTGCGGGGGGATGGCGTTGATCACGGCCTCGCGCAGCCGCAGCAGGGACACCGCGAGCATCGCGATGCCGGACCAGAACACCATGCCCAGTGCCTCGGGCCATGTGTAGGAGAGGGTGCCGACCACGGAGAAGGCGATCATCGCGTTCATCTCCATGCCGGGCGCCACGGCGAAGGGGAGCCGCGCCCACAGTCCCATGACCATGGTGGCGAGGCCGCCGACCGCTGCCGTCGCGAAGAAGGCGGCGGCGTGGGGGATGCCTCCCTGGCTGAGGACGGCCGGGTTGACGACCACGATGTAGGAGAGTGCCAGGAACGTCGACAACCCGGCGAAGATCTCGCGGCGCCAGGTGGAACCCCTCGCGCTCAGGCGGAAGTACCGGTCGACCGCTCCGTGGCCGGACTCGGGGTGGGCAGCGACCGGCTTCGGTCTGAGCCCCGGGCGGTCAGGCGGGGTCACGTCGTGGTCCGCGTGGCGGAAAGGCGGGGGTGACGGGGCTGATGGTGTCTCCGACATCGCCCAGCAGTACCCGGTCGGGTGCGTCCGGTTCCACGGCATAGAACTTTCCGTTCAGTGCCCCGGACACATGACCGACGTGCAGGGTCAACGACACCTCCAGCTGTTCGGCGTACCTCGCCAGGGCGAGTGCGCCTTGCCGGGTGGAGTGGCAGGTGAAGATCTCGATGTCGGCTCCCGGCCGGTGTGTCAGCTGCAGCATCGCCATGAGGGTCACTCCGCTGGCCACGACACCGTCGACGATGACCAGCCGGTCCGCCTGCGAGGGCAGCCATTCGTCCACACCGACGAGCAGTCCCCCGGCCACCGGCATCCGCTTGGCCTGGGGTGTCCAGCCCCGCTGCCGGGGCAGGACACCGAGGCGCTCGGCCAGGATGCGCCCCTCGCGCTCCGGTGCGATGACCGTCGTTCCCGGTGCGGACACGCTGTGCCGCGCCTGGACGGGAAGCATGCCGTAGATGTCGAGCAGCGCCTGCAGGTAGCGGCTGCGGTCGGCCTCCCGCTGTTCGGGGAGGTTGGCGACCTCGGTGACGGTGGACATCCGCTCGCGCACCGCAGGAACGCCGGCGGACGCGACACGTATGTTCTCCGGCAGCGCGCCGGGGGCGTGCAGCGACTCCAGCAGTTGGGGGTCGAAGTGGACCAGGTGGCTGAAGTATGTGTCGTGTTCCTTCTCGAACTCGTCCACCGTCTGCCGGGTCCGTGGGGGGAGCCCGGTCCTGTCGAGTAAGCGGGCAGCGTTCATCGGTGACCTCCGGTCCTGTGCTGTGAGGGCTGGTCTTGTCGGGAGGCCGGGGCGGGTTGCCGGCCCGTACGGGTGAGGAGGAACAGCGCCGACGGTGCGGCCGCCGCGGCGATGACCGCGGTGACGCAGAACGTCCGGACGAAGTCGGGGGTCGCCGGCCGCTCTCCGTGGATCAGGACCAGCAGCGCCAGGCCGATGGAGCCGCCGATGTACTGGGCCGTTGTCACCAGGGCGCTCCCGGTCGCGTTGCTCGCCTGTGGGAGATCACGGGTCCCGGTGATGAACATTCCGGTGAACGCCATCCCCTGCCCCAGGCCGCTGAGCAGCAGTCCCGGCAGGATGCCCGGCAGGTAGCCGCCCTCGGCGCCGACGGCCAGGGCGAGCACCAGAAGGCCGGCCGCACCGGTGAGGAACGCTGTGGACAGCAGCCGCCTCAACGACAGTCGGCCGGCCAGGCGGCCGGCCACCGTGTTCCCCACGGTGATGGCGCCGGCCAGCGGAAGGAAGGCCATGCCCGCGGCGAACGCGCTGTAGTCCCGTACGTCCTGGAGGTAGAGGGTGACGAGGTAGAACTCGGCTCCGAAGCTCGCCATGTACAACGCCGCCGCCAGGCAGGCCACTTGAAGGGTCCGCACGCGCAACAGGGCGCGGGGCACCAGCGGCCTGCGCCGTCGCTGGCTGAGGGCGAGGAGCGCTCCGGCCGGGATCGTCACCGCCAGCGCGGCGGCGACGACGGGGAGGGAGGGCCGGGCGCGGGAGAGTTCGGTAAAGGCGAGGACAAGGGCCACGACCGCGGCACACGCCGAGAACGTGGCCGCCGTGGCGATGGGAGCCCGGGCTCCGGCCGTGGTGGAGCGGACCGCGTTCCCGGCGGCGAGCAGACAGACCGCCACGATGGGGAGGTTGATCCAGAAGATCCACTGCCAGGAGGCCACCGCGAGGATGCCCCCGCCCGCCGTGACACCGAGGGCGAGCCCGACCGCCCCCGTGGTGCCCCATACGCTCACGGCCCGGTCGCGCTCCGGGCCCGCCGGGTAGGCGGAGCTGAGCAGGCCCAGCGTCGCGGGCACCAGCAGGGCCGCCGCCACGCCCTGTCCGACCCGGGCGGCGATCAGCACCGCGGCGGACGGCGCGAGGGCGGCCCCGATCGAAGAGACGGCGAAGAGCAGCTGGGCGGTGAGGTACACCCGGCCGGCGCCGAAGACGTCCGCCAGCTGCCCGCCCAGCAGCAGGAACCCGGCGAAGAAGATCGCGTACGCGCTCA includes:
- a CDS encoding MFS transporter — its product is MPVSPLPTPGARLLTALAGAQLLVALDFSIIYVALPDIGASLHFSAVALQWIVSAYAIFFAGFLLLGGQLADVFGAGRVYLTAQLLFAVSSIGAALAPSAAVLIAARVGQGVAAALLVPATLGLLSSAYPAGPERDRAVSVWGTTGAVGLALGVTAGGGILAVASWQWIFWINLPIVAVCLLAAGNAVRSTTAGARAPIATAATFSACAAVVALVLAFTELSRARPSLPVVAAALAVTIPAGALLALSQRRRRPLVPRALLRVRTLQVACLAAALYMASFGAEFYLVTLYLQDVRDYSAFAAGMAFLPLAGAITVGNTVAGRLAGRLSLRRLLSTAFLTGAAGLLVLALAVGAEGGYLPGILPGLLLSGLGQGMAFTGMFITGTRDLPQASNATGSALVTTAQYIGGSIGLALLVLIHGERPATPDFVRTFCVTAVIAAAAAPSALFLLTRTGRQPAPASRQDQPSQHRTGGHR